The DNA window CGTTAGGGAAATGACGATACACTTCTTCGTTCATCCATTTGAGCATCGCGATGGCATCGTAGTTTTCACGGCCGCCATCCACGTTAGGAATCCACTGATCGTGGCTGCGTGAATAATCAAGATAGAGCATCGAAGCCACCGCATCGACGCGAATACCATCGATATGGAACTGCTCAAACCAATACAAAGCGTTCGACACTAAGAAACGACGCACATGCTCTTTGCCCATGTCGTAGATGTAAGAGTTCCAATCTTGATGCCAGCCGCGACGCGGATCAGGGTCGTGATAGAGCGGAGTACCATCAAAGTTAGCCAACCCGTGGCTATCCGATGGGAAGTGAGCTGGCACCCAATCAAGTACTACGCCAATGTTGGCCTGATGGCATTTATCGACAAAATATTTGAAATCGTCAGGGTTACCAAAACGACTGGTTGGCGCAAATAGCCCCACAGGCTGATAGCCCCAAGAACCATAAAATGGGTATTCGGCGATCGGCATCAATTCAACATGGGTATAGCCCATCCCCATCAAGTATGGGACGAGTTGATCCGCCAATTCACGATAATTTAAGAAACGATTGTTATCACCACGGCGCCACGACCCTACATGGACTTCATAAAATGAGAGTGGTTGCTTGCGTTTTTCAGTGACTTCTCGCTGCTGCCATTTTTGATCACGCCATTGGTAACGACGGTGATCATAAGTCACGGAAGCAAAGGAAGGATATTGTTCTGCGTAAAAGCCCCACGGGTCGGCGCGATGAGGTAGACCTTCGCCATTGGGGCCTTTAATTTCAAATTTGTATTGGGAGCCTTCCGGAAGCTCAGGAATGAAGATGCCCCATAAGCCGTAATCGAGACGCTGCATGGGCGTTCTGCGGCCATCCCATTCGTTATGCGAACCAATCACGCTGCAAGCAGACGCATTGGGTGCATAAACTAAAAAACGCGTCCCTTTGATCTCTTTACCATCACGTTGAATAGTAACGAACTGTGCGCCCATATGGTGATACATCTTAACGGGCGTATGCAGATCTTCATATTCATCATAGAGTTCATGGTATTGATATGGATCGTCGAGAATTTGCTCCGTACCTGCCCAATCAATGGCTAAACGGTAATGGGTAAAGCGCAAATCGCGATTGGAACGCAAAACAAAGCCACCTAACCACTCAGGCTCTAGCGGGATACGCGGTTCACCTTCGATGACCACTTCCACTCTATCGGCGCCCGGCATCCATACTCGCAGAGCAACTGCCTCATCCGCCACGTAGGGGCCAAGAAAGCCAAACGGATCAGAGAAACTAGCCTGTTCTAACGCGTGATACGCTAGCTGCAACTTTGACGGTTTTTTCATTATATTCAATGTAGAACAACTCCTAATCTAAAACCCTTACCGAATATTTGGCATTGGTCCTACTCTCTTCCATGACTGA is part of the Vibrio porteresiae DSM 19223 genome and encodes:
- the glgB gene encoding 1,4-alpha-glucan branching protein GlgB produces the protein MNIMKKPSKLQLAYHALEQASFSDPFGFLGPYVADEAVALRVWMPGADRVEVVIEGEPRIPLEPEWLGGFVLRSNRDLRFTHYRLAIDWAGTEQILDDPYQYHELYDEYEDLHTPVKMYHHMGAQFVTIQRDGKEIKGTRFLVYAPNASACSVIGSHNEWDGRRTPMQRLDYGLWGIFIPELPEGSQYKFEIKGPNGEGLPHRADPWGFYAEQYPSFASVTYDHRRYQWRDQKWQQREVTEKRKQPLSFYEVHVGSWRRGDNNRFLNYRELADQLVPYLMGMGYTHVELMPIAEYPFYGSWGYQPVGLFAPTSRFGNPDDFKYFVDKCHQANIGVVLDWVPAHFPSDSHGLANFDGTPLYHDPDPRRGWHQDWNSYIYDMGKEHVRRFLVSNALYWFEQFHIDGIRVDAVASMLYLDYSRSHDQWIPNVDGGRENYDAIAMLKWMNEEVYRHFPNAMTIAEESTAYPGVSTPTFLGGLGFGFKWNMGWMHDSLEYMHEDPINRKYHHNTITFPLIYAHSENYVLSLSHDEVVYGKQSLIYKMPGDEWQQTANLRAFFGYMYGQPGKKLNFMGSEFGQTSEWQHDDQLQWFLLDFARHKGIHKLMHDLNHIYRNEPALYQLDNEPRGFEWRLSDAANASVLAHERMGENGERILIVTNFTPVPHERFRLGVPNAGGYKLILNTDDRRYDGSDFMVRSQLQTEKAESEGLPDSLLLRLPPLATLYYKYQA